From the Candidatus Binatia bacterium genome, the window GGTCGGCATGAGCGACGGGGTGTTCCCGCGTCCGGGCGCCGCCGACACCTTGAGCCGAGCGCACCAGCGCCGCTGCACGGGCGATCCCGATCGCCGCAGCTCGGATCGTTACCTCTTTCTCGAGGCGTTGCTCAGCGCCCGCGATGCGTTGGTCATCACCTACCAAGGGCGCGACATCCGCAACAACACCGAGCGGCCTCCTTCGGTGGTCGTCACTGAACTCCTCGATTGCTTGGACCAGACGTTCGCTCCCGCCGGTGGCCTACCCACGCGCAAGCACCTGGTTGTTCAGCACCCGTTGCAGCCGTTCAGCCCTCGTTACTTTGAGGGCGAGCCGCAGCTGTTCAGCTTCGCTGCGGACCAGTGCGAGGGCGCACGCGCTTTGACGGAGCGGCGAGATTCACCAGCGCCGCTCGTGCGGGCCCTGCTCCCCGAGCCCGAGCCGATGATGGTATCGCTCGAGCAGCTCATCGCCATGCTGGAGCGGCCGCACGTGTCGTTTTTAACGCAGCGGCTCGGAATCGTGCCGCAAAGCGACCTGGAAGTGGCCAGCGACGATGTGCCGTTGGAGCTGAGCGGGCTGGGTGCTTGGCAAGCGGGGGACCTGGCAGTGCGTTTGCTGATGCAAGGCGTGCCGCTCGAGCAGGCAGAGACCTTGTGCCGCGCGCGCGGACTCTTGCCCCCGGGGCGTCTCGGGGAACTCGCATGGCGAAGCATCGCCCCGGCGGTTGCCCAGCTCGTTGGCCAGGCTCGCGGGCTCACCCAGCGCAAGAAGCCATTTCCAGCGCCGGTGGAGTTCGTGCTGGACTTCGCACCCGACCGCTTGATCGGCTTTCTGCGCAACCTCTGGCCACACGCGCAAGTGGTGGTGACATATTCCAAACTGTCGCCACGCCTGTATTTGGCAACCTGGATTCGTCACTTGGCGTTGAACGCGTGGGCGGACAGCAGGCTGCCGCGCACAACATTTCTCGTCGCGCGGGAAGAGAAAAGTCCGCACGACCCGCGAGTGGTCACCTTCCCGCCGGAGACCCAAGCCCGCACTTACCTGGAGGGACTGATGCGTTTATATCGCTGGGGGATGCGATTCCCGCTGCCGTTCGAGCCGCGCGCGGGGGCAGCTTACGTCAAAGCTCTGCAGAAGAAACAAGCGCAGGAGGCGCTGCTCGCCGCGGCAAATGAGCTCAGACTGAATCCTTACGGTGGGCCAGCAATTCCGGAATCGTACCGGCTAGCATGGCTGCTCCTGTACCGAACGCCGGCGCCGGGAATTTCCGACTGGGAGCAGGGCATGGCAAACGCGAGCCTCAACTTCGCTGAACTTGCCGTGCGCTTGCAGCGATTCTTGCAACCTCCGGCGGAAAACAAAGTGGTGTAAGCGATGGCGCGCGCTGCCGGTGAGGAGAGGAAACGTGCGATGTTTCAACGGCTCCATCCGTTGCAGTGCCCGTTAACGGGGACCGTACTTATCGAAGCGAGTGCAGGCACCGGTAAAACGTACACGATCGCCAACCTTTATCTCCGCTTGTTGCTGGAGCGGAACTTGACTGTGGAGCAAATCCTCGTGGTGACCTTCACGAATGCCGCGACTGCGGAATTGCGCGATCGCTTGCGTGCGCGCGTGGCGGCATTGCGGGAGTGTTTGCGGGGTGGTCAGCCGCCGGACCCAGATCTCGCTGCGCTCGCCGCTCAGCGGATGGCTGCGGGAACGCAGCTCGACGATGAGCGCCGCTTGCAAGCGGCACTCTACGGCTTCGATCTCGCGGCCATCCACACCATTCACTCCTTTTGCCAGCGCATGTTGGAGCGACACGCCTTCGAAGGAGGATTGCCGTTCGAGGCCGAACTCGTGGGCACGGCCGCAAATACCGTTTCTCGGCTGGTCCGGGACTTTTGGGTGCGGCAACTCGAGAGCGCCCCTGCCGAGTTCTTGTGGGACGATGAAGGAAACCCCGGGCCTTTGCAGCGCAGTTTGCCACTTCTCGAACATGCGGTCGGCTTGGCCCTGCGGTACCCGGACTTGCGCCTGCTCCGCAGGCCGGAGGCGACGGGTGGCTGGCCAGCCTACCGTGCTGCGTTGATTGCTGACGCCATTGCGTGGGTGCGGCGAGAGCTGGCCCGTGGCAGCCGCTTGCGCCGCGAACGCCGGTTTGACGATTTGTTGCAAGAATTGCGCGATGCATTGCGCTCGCCCGTTCGAGGCTTGGAATTAGCGGCGGGCATCCGAGAGCAATTCCGTGCTGCCTTGATCGATGAATTCCAAGACACCGACTCGCTGCAGTACGACATTTTCCGCACCGTTTATGCGGGCCGCAGCGATACCGCGTTGTTCCTGATTGGCGATCCCAAGCAGGCCATTTACGCCTTTCGTGGTGCCGACGTGTTTGCCTATCTCAGCGGCAAGCAGGATGCCGACCACCACTTTACGCTGGAGCAAAACTGGCGCTCCGTGCCGCAACTCGTCGAGGCAGTGAACCTACTTTTTTCCGAAGAGCGAACCGAGCGTCCGTTTCTCCTCGCTGGGATCGAGTACCACCCCATCCAACCTGCGCTGCCAGCGATAAGCGATGCGCATGCCGGCTTGGAAATCCTCTTTGTTCCGGCTGAAGACGGCAAGGCCATCACGAAAGCTTGGGCGGAGAAGGAGCTTTGCCACATCGTGGCGCAGGACATCTGCAAGTTTGTGCGCAGGGTGCCGGCCATCGGTCCGCACACCGTGTCGTTCGCCAGTATCGCGGTGCTGTGTCGAACCAACGATCAGGCAGCAGCGATGCAACGCGCGCTCGCCAAGTTGGGCATCCCGTCGGCTCTCGAGGGTGAGCTCAGCGTATTCGAGACGTCCGAAGCGATGGAACTCGAGTGCTTGTTGCGCGCCTTGGTGGACCCGGGCGACGGTGCGGCAGTGCGGGCGGCGCTGGCAACGTCGTTTTTTGGCCTCGATGCCGCCGCCCTGGCGCATTTGCAAACCGCCGATGCGGATTGGGATTCGTGGGTGCAATTGTTTTTCGACTGGCACCGAACGTGGCGGGAGCAGGGGTTCATGTCCGCCTTGCAGCAGGTGTTTACGCACGGACAAGCGGCGCGCCGCTTCTTAAAGCTCGTCGATGGCGAGCGGCGTATGACCAACGTGCGCCATTTGGCGGAATTGCTGCACACGGCCTCCGTGGAGCAACGGCTCTCCCCGGAGCGCGTCCTCGAATGGCTGGCGCTCATGCGGCGCGACCCCAGTGCGCGCAGTTCCGATATCGGTCTTGGCGAGGCGGCACAGTTGCGTTTGGAGAGCGACGAGCATGCGGTGAAGCTGGTCACCATCCACAAGGCCAAGGGGCTGCAATACCCCGTGGTGTATTGCCCGTTTTTGTGGGACTTTCCCAAGCTGCGAGACGAGGAGGCAAAGCTCCCATGCTTTCACGATCCGAAGACCTTCGAACTGTGCTTGGATTTGCGCGAGCCACCCGACACCAACTCGCTATGGCAGGCTTGGCAGGAACGCAAGGCCGAAGATGCGCGCTTGCTTTACGTGGCGCTCACACGGGCGCAATACCGCTGCGTGGTTGTGTGGGGCCATTTTGCAGCCGCTCCGGAATCCCCCTTGGCTCGCTTGCTGCACCCCGGGCGGTTGGCGATGGAGAAAAAGGGGAGCGGAATCCCCAAGATGCAGTGGGCGCCGCAGTTCAAAGACGGAGTGGAAGATTGGATGCTCGCTGACCTCCAGAAATTAGCGCGTGCGGCGAACGGGAGCATTCGCGTTCGGCGGTGGCGTGGTTCCCGCTTACAGTCCAGCGCGAAGCCGCAAGCAAGCGCAGCAGCAGGACTCAAGCCGCGTGTAAGTCGGCGCGCCTTCACAGTGCGCTGGCAAATCGCCAGTTTCTCGGCGCTAACGGAAAAAGCAAAAGGGCAGAGCTCGGCGGCCGAAGGATTCGATTTTGATGCGGCCTTGGCACCCCGGCCGGTGCCGCTTGCCAAGGTGCCTGACGCTCCACTCTTGCTACGGCTTGCCGCCGGCGGCCGGATCGGCGAGGCCTTGCACCGGCTGTTTGAAGTGTTGGACTTTGCCAGCCCGCTCGCGGGGCAGATCGACAAGCATGCAGATCTCCTGCGTCCGCTGGGCGAAGAAGTAGAGCCGGTCACGCTGGCGCAGGCATTGGAGGAGGTGGTGCACACGCCACTGGATCCCTTGGACTTTCGCTTGTGCGACGTTGCGCGCAGAAAGCGGTTGAACGAGTTGGACTTTTGGTTGCCTGTGTGTACTTCCGGCCAGGCTACGCCGAGTTCGCAACCGGCGGTTGTGCCGCAAAAGCTCGGGGACGCGTTTGCGCAACACGCTGCCGATCCCTTGCTCCGCGCGTACGGAGAACAGCTCGCCGAGCTCGATTTCCTTCCGTGGGTGGGGTTCCTCAAGGGTTACATGGATCTCGTGTTCGAGCACGAGGGGCGCTGGTTTGTGGCAGACTACAAATCGAATTTTCTGGGTCCGACTGCTGCCGATTACTCCCGCGATGCGCTCGTTCGCGAAATGCGCGCGCAGCATTACGTGCTCCAGTACCACCTGTACGCCGTCGCCTTGCACCGGATGTTGCAAACCTCCGTGCCCAACTACAGCTACGAGCGCGACTTTGGCGGAGTGTTTTACTTATTTGTGCGCGGCATGTCGCCGGCGTATCCACGGGGGAACGGCGTGTACTTCGACCGGCCGCCGCTTCCCCTCATGGAAAGTTTGCTGCGCGTGTTCACCGGTGAGGACGGAGTGTGAATCGCCGTACGCTCCAAGAGCAAGGCTTGGTGAACGATTTCGATCTCCACTTGGCGGCCACCCTGGGGCGCGTGGGCGGGGAAGAGCGAGAGGCTGTTCTTGCGACGGTGGCGTTGCTTAGTCGCTCCTTGCGCGACGGACATGTGTGCTTGAACGTCGCCTCCGCGGGTGCGGCCCTCGGCGTCGGTGCCGGGGATGATGACAGCTTGGCTGCACTCCAGTGGCCGCCTGGTTTGCTCGATGCACTGGCAGCAAGCCCGCTGGTGGGCTCCGGCAGCGGCGACACTCCGTTGGTGCTCGACCGCGCCGGCCGTTTATATCTTCGCCGCTATTGGTGGTTCGAGCAAAATGTGATTGCGGCACTGCGGCAGCGCGCGCAGGTGCCGCCCAAGGAGGTACCGATCGAATTTCTCAAGAACACCCTGCCAGCGTTGTTCGCTGGTTCTGACACGAAGCCCCCGGCGATCGACTGGCAGCAAGTGGCCACCTTGGTCGCCTTCTTGCGCCCATTGTGCATCGTGTCGGGTGGGCCCGGTACCGGGAAAACCTTCATCGTGGCCAACATTTTGAGCTTATTGCTGGCGTGGGCAAGTGCCTGCGGGCAGCGTTTGCCGCGGATTATGTTGCTCGCGCCCACGGGCAAGGCTGCGGCACGGTTGAGTGAGTCGTTGCAGCGCGCACGCTCTCGCCTGCCTGTGGGCTCGGAGCTCCTGCAAGCCATTCCCACAGAGGCCAGCACGATTCATCGCGCGCTGGTGCCGCTCGGTGGCTCGCGCACGCGGTTTCGGTACCACCGGGACAACCCACTCGGGGCGGATGTGGTGGTCGTGGACGAGTGCTCCATGGTGGATCTTGCCCTCATGGCCCGCTTGCTGGACGCCTTGCCCGCCACCGCGCGGCTTGTGTTGTTGGGCGACGAGTATCAACTGGCGAGTGTGCAGGCAGGATCGGTACTCGGCGACCTTTGCAACCGGGGCGAGCCGGCGCGGTTTTCACGCCAGCAGTGGCAGTGGATCGAAGCGGTGCTCGGGGTGCCGCCGCCGAAACCAGGGGAGTTGCCCGCTCGAAGTGGCATTCATGATTGCCTGGTGCGGCTGACGCGCAGTTACCGCTTTCGCGAAGACGGCGGCATCGGCGCGGTGGCTGCGGCGGTGAAGCGGGGTGACGCTGAGCTTGCGTGGGAGGTGCTCATGGCGGGTAAGGACCAGGCGGCGACAGACGTGGCCAGCTTGGGCGAGGCGCCGCTGCCGTGGAGGCTGTCCGCTGCTCTCGGCCGTGCCGTGCAAAGTGGATTTCAGCAGTACTTTCGCGCGTCCGACCCGGAGGCACGTCTTGCCGCGTTCGAGCGCTTTCGCGTTTTATGCGCTAACCGCTACGGTCCGTTCGGCATCCATGCCCTGAACACCGCGATCGAGCGCCTGTTGGAGAGCTGTGGGTTAATCGAGTGCGACAGCCCCTGGTATCTAGGGCGCCCCATTTTGGTGACGGAGAACGACTACCAGATTCGACTGTTCAACGGCGATTGGGGAAGCATCGTGCGCACGGCCGGAGAGCGCGGGCACCAGCGTATGGCTGCGTTTCGCGATGGACAAGGAAAGTTGCGCTTGATCGCACCCGGGCGCTTGCCGCCGCACGAGACCGCCTTTGCCATGACCATCCACAAAAGCCAGGGATCAGAGTTCGATGAGGTGGAAGTGGTGCTGCCTCCAAGCGCCTCGCCGTTACTCACCCGAGAACTCGTGTACACGGCGCTCACCCGCGCCAGGCACCGCGTGCGTGTACACGCCACGCGCGAGGCATTTGCGCACGCGGTGCGCAGCCGCATCGAGCGGTCTTCGGGGCTCCGCGACGGCTTGTGGGGGTGAGTCCTGACGAGTCACGGGAGGCCCTCGGGAGATGAGCAAGTGCCTCCTCAATTGGCCGAACGGGCGTCGTGGCTTCGCCAGGCACCTGGCGGGGCATTTGAAAAGGTAGGTCTCTTGTGGCGAAAACTCTCTCGAAATCCTCTGGGTTACCTGGGGAGCCCTACGATAGTAGAGCAAGCATCGCGCTTTACCGTAATCGCTATGGTTTCATGGCCTTACTGGAAAAGCGCAGCCCTAGGAAAACTTGATTGCGCTCCGAAGGGGATGAGCTGGCAAGTAAGACTCGTTCGTCGTGCCTGCTGCGTGGCGCTCACAGCCCGATAACGCTGAGATAACCGCAGAAATAATCTCCTCGATGCTGACCGCTCTGTCGCGATTCTGATCTACTCCGTTGCACAGGTCTACAGAGGAGAGGCCGAGCGCGATCGTGACTGCCGTCACAATCTTATCTATCGTCACTTCGCCGTTACTGTTGCAGTCGCCGTTACAGAGAACGGAGGTGGTAGTTGGCGTGTGTGTGGCTGTAGGTCTTGGGGGCGCCCTCGGAGACGCTGTCGGTGTGGCCTCTTCGGGCGGGGGCGGGGTTGCTGTGGGCAAAGATTCCCGCGCGAGTGTCGGAGAGAACTGACGCGGTTCCGTCGGAGTAAAAAAGGGCTCGGTGTAGGAAGATTCGGCGCAACAGTTGCTGTCGGGCTCGGGCTGTTTGATGGCTTGGCGGTCGCGGTTGGACTGTGCGGCGGAGGAGAGGGAAGAGCAACCAAAAGGACCACACTGTAAGTGTCTGATGCAGCGTAGGCGCCTAGGGTGTCGACCAAACGAAATTGTAACGGTAGACTGCCGGATTGTCCGGCTGGCAGTTGTGCTTGCCAACTTGGGTGAGAGTGAAGGTTTGGTTCGGTGCCTAGAAGGGCGCGGTCTCCTGAAAGAGTGAGAATCCGACCATTAACGTTGATCGACACCCCAGGGCAGCGGAAACCAGCTCAAGGTAAACGGGGGGTCCCGGGACGAAGTGGGAACGATCCTGCAACGGCCAGATCTGCGGACAGACCGATGAAGCCCGGGCTGATGGCTGAGTACAGGCAAAGGGACGGGGTACATAGGGTACGAGAGAGGCGAATTTCGGCTTGCTGTTGGAAGTTGGCAATCTGAAGCTTTCCACCGGCAACTTCGGTCCCAGCAACGAGAAAATCCCCCTCGTGGAGCTGAGCGGAAACGATTCCAGCCACGAAAAGTAACAAAGGCATGAACGCTCGGATCGAGCGCAGAGACTATCCTCCGGTTTGTAGAAGCACGGTCCAGCGAGACAGGCAGTAAGGGGGGCACGCGAAGCCCCCTTACACACGGCGACGGTTAATGTCGCTCGGCGATGGTTCTCAGGCAAGGTGAGTACTCGGGCAGAGGGTTCCCGCCTTTACTGGGCCTCGCTTGGAATTGCTCGAGATTACACAGAATCCCTGGGAACGCGGCGCTGAGGGCGGTCTCTGCTTGACAACGGATCAACGCGATGTGGGCTTGCAGCGTTTCAGGGGTTGGGAAGTCGTTCGACGCGGAGTTTGGAATCACTCGGCCATCTAAAGTGTTCGGGCCGGGAGTGCCGCATTTTAGCTGGAGCTCTGACACCGTCTAGCGTTCCAGATCTTCGAGCCGACCGAGCATAGTCTTGCTGTCGGGGGCGCTGCCGCTGAGGTTTGTGCACATTCGCTCTGCTGTGGCCAAGGCTGACGACGCTGACGGATCACCGACGTGATCCTTGGCTTTCCACACAGCAACGCGGTCGAAACACCTGCGCAACTCGCGGCTGACTCGCGCATAGTATCGAGGCACGGTCGCGCTCAACGCGCGTTGGCAGCGCAGGCTGATGCTATCGACTCCAGAGGTGGAGCTGTAGTCCAGTTCGGGTAAGAAGGCGTTGCTCAAGCGCAGCACGTAGGGTTCTGAGGGTTGGTAACCGTTGGAGCTGGTTCCCTCGATGATGCGAAACACAACTAAACCTTCACCCAGCAGGCTTGTCGGGACCGTGCTAAGCAAGATGCGGAAAGGTGCATGCTGATGCAAATCAGACCCGGCTCCCGGTACATCGTGGGTTCCGATTAGATAAGACCCTGGTGCAGTGATAGGCACGCAGCGTAGTTCAAGGGCGACGCCCGGGCTCACGTACAACACCTCGAGCCCGACTTCCGTGTTTAATAGGAGTTCGTAAATTTCAGGCGCTTCCGTGTCGGACGGTGCGAAGCCTAGGTCGGTTGCCTCGAACAGATAAGGAAACCCAGTGTATCGTAATCCGACAACGTGACGTTCGAAGTCGAAATCAACATTGAGGACCCCGCCGTTCGAGGCAGCTGAACCGATAAGAAGGTCGCCGGTGTGGGCCTGCGCTCGACTGACGTCGATGAGAGCGAGAGCAGCGAGGCCCGCCACAGGCAGAATTTTAGCATTCCATTTCAGATGGTTATCTCCTCTGTCCATTCTTCTTGTGGAAGCCGTGGTAGGCCTTGATGCGCCAATTGGAGTTCCGCCTCAGGTCCTGGTCCGCTGGGCGGAGCTCGGCCAAAGCGCCGCTTCCGTCGGGTCGGAAGCTTGGCCCGTAGGATGCGACCCTCGACGCGTCTGCGCCTTGGGAGTAGGATGGGCACGACCATCGCGGGCTTCCCCTGAGGAGTTGCAGCGGGAAAACTCAAGCACTTCCAGCAGGCGCCGACGTGGTCGGCGATGTGCGCTGCGCGGTGGTGGATTCCTCCAACGAAAGACGCCAGTAGGGCCAGACCAGAAAGAAGCACCAGAGCCTGGATCAGACGCTTGCTGAGCCTTCAAAGTGGGTTTCGCGGTAACCCGCGCAAGTCGGTGGCCCTCCTCTACTGTAAGCGGAAGGTGAGTGTGTACGGTGGCGAAGGTTCGTGTGAAGGATTTTCTGCCAACTCGACCAACCGAAAACTGATGGTCAGGGTGGAAGCGCGCTCGGTGCCAACGAAAAACCACTCGACGTGCGCGTGGAGACTGCCCGACTCGCCGAGCGGGATTCGATCTCCCGGAGCCGCGGCGACCGCCTCGTCAGATTTAACTTGTATGCCTTGATCATTGGAGACAATTTCCAAGGCGAGAGGGACCGGCTTTGTCAGTGGCTCGTATCCCCCGCTGCGCAGTTCAAGGTCGGCGAAGCCTGGTTCGGAAGCAGTACACAAGTGGAAGTCGCCAAGTTGCTGGCACGGTAAGGAAATTTCAACGTCGAAGTTAAACCAGGCCGCGAGCTGTTTGGCGTTGACTTGGCTTGACCCAACAAGAATATCGACGTGGGGAGCGGGTTCCTTAAAGCCCGGCGGCTCTTCTGGTCCACAACCGCATATCGTCAACAGCCAGAACGACACCGCGGTGAGTGCGACCAAAGACTTTGACAAACCTTTGTGATTTTGCAGTGTTTGAACCATTGTAGCGTTCTCCCCCGTCCCCAGAGGGACGTCTCGATGTTTGAGCCCTGATCCGAACCCTTTCAGGGCAGCCGCGGCTGGAGGAACGGAGCCTCCAGCAAACCGCGTGAGCGGCATACGCGATGTTTGCTCAGCGGCGTAGGCGACGTTTGCGGGGATGCGGGTGCGCCGCTGAAAAACGGCGTACCCGCTGAGGCCGGATCGTCTCTAAACGTCGCGCGAACGCTAGATCACTGGTGGGCTCCACCCGGAGACGGACGCAACGCCACGAGCCGGAACCGGATAGGACTTGGCCGGCAGTAAGCGGTCGATCGGTACCGTAGTAGGGGCCCCGCAATCGCTACTTTGCTCCAACAAGGGAACAGCGGCGGCCACACTACAGGCAATGCACGCATCGGGGTCGGCGGAGAGTCCGGTGGAGTGATGCGCGTGCCCCCTTACGAGCCCTGCGAGCAACGCAGCGCAAATCACCACCGGCGCTACCCAGCGAACGCAACAAGGCTTTGCTCGCATAAGATGCACAGCGGTAGCTGCCACTAATGAGGGCGCGAGCACGTGTCAAGAAGCAAAGCGCAGTTCAGCACTGGAACACGCTTTTGGGGACTGAGGTGCTCGCACCCTCGACTGCCTGTCCTGCTGATAGCCAGGTAACAGCGAGGGCAGTCTACGTTCTCTTGCCGTAAGTTGATGCAGAGGAGCAGCCTCATGAACGAGAGCACAGAACAGAGGCTTGTCTGGCTTGGATGGCCTTCGGTGAGAGCGAACGAAGTCCCAGCACAAAATTTCGGGTACGAGGTGACGGAACTTTGGGCCAGAGATTAGTTGCTTGGCCCCGCCCGGTTGACACTGGCGTGCGGCCGGTGCGAGCTTGCCGGAACTTGCGTGGCAACTTGAACCACAGAAGGAGAAGCAGGATGTTGACGATTCCAGCACGGGGACGGTCGAAGGAGGAAATTTTGCGCGACCTCGAGCGGTTTCGCGCGCACGATGTGGATTGGCGAAGCGGGCGCACGTGGGCCTACGTGTACGATCCCGGCCCCGAGGCGGAAGAGGTCATCAAAGAAGCGTACATGATGTATTTGTCGGAAAACGGGCTCGACCCCACCGCCTTTCCCAGTGCATTGCAACTGGAGCGTGAGCTCATTGCCATGGCGGCGTCGCACCTGCGCGGCGACGAGAACGTGGTGGGCAACTTTACGTCCGGCGGCACCGAAAGTATCTTGCTGGCAGTGAAAACCGCGCGCGACTGGGCACGGGCGCATCGTCCCCACGTCCGCGAGCCCGAGATTGTACTGCCGGTCACAGCTCATGCGGCGTTTCAAAAGGCGGCGCATTACTTCTGCCTGAAACCGGTGCTCGTGCCCGTGGACCCGCGTACCTTCAAGGCCGATCCGGAGCTGATGGCTCGGGCAATCACCGAAAACACCATTCTCCTCGTCGGCTCGGCCGTGTCGTATGCCCATGGCGTGGTCGACCCCATTCGGGAGCTCGGTGAGTTGGCGCAGCACCATGGCCTGCTGTTGCACGTGGATGCGTGCATGGGTGGATTTTTGTTGCCGTACTTTCGCCGGCTCGGTGCGCCGGTGCCGGACTTCGAGTTTCACGTACCCGGGGTGACGTCGATCTCCATGGATTTTCACAAGTATGCCTTTGCCGCCAAAGGCGCCTCGGTAATTCTCTACCGGAGTGCAGAACTGCGGCAGTATCAGATCTTCACCTGTGCAACGTGGACGGGCTACACGATGATCAACCCCACGGTGCAGAGCACGAAGTCGGCGGGTCCGATGGCCGCCGCATGGGCGGTGCTGAATTTCTTTGGCGACGAGGGTTACCTGGAGCTCGCGCGCAAAGTCTTGGAAGCGACGCGCTATCTCGCACGCGAGATCGAGCGTATCCCCGGCTTGCGGCTTCTCGGTCAGCCGGAGATGAACCTCATCGCGTTCACCTCGGACGAGGTGAATGTTTTCCAAATCGTCGATGAAATGAAGGCGCGTGGTTGGTACGTGCAACCGCAACTGGGCTTTGGCGGTTCGAAAGAGAACATCCACCTGTCGGTGAACCCAGCGAACGTCAAATGGATGGATGCGCTGCTGGCCGACTTGCGGCAGAGCGTGGAAGCGGCACGCCAAGCGCAGTTGGAGGAGATTTCCCAATTGCGCGACATGCTTGCGGGAATCGATTGGAATCAGCTCTCTCCCGAGATGCTGCGCAACATGTTGGCGATGGCAGGGGCAGGCGGCGGGTTGCCTCAGCGTATGGCGGCGATCAGTTCGTTGCTTAACCAGTTGCCGCCGGAAGCGGCGGAGCGTCTGTTGACCGCATATTTCAACGACTTGTATCGTCCGGCGGAGGAGCGCCCTCGTGCGTGAGCGACGGCGCCGGCGCGGGTGGATCGGCCGGGCGGCAGCCACGGTGTTGGCTGCCGGGCTCGGATTGTGTGCTGTTCTGCTCGTGCGGGTGGCGACACTCCCCTCGCTGCAACCGCACGTGCAGCCAGCGCAGTCGTTGGGGATCGATGCCCACGCGGCTGCTGAGCGCCTAGCCGGTGCGGTGCGCATCGCCACGATTTCCGAAGGGGAGACGGCACCGGTTCGTGCTGCGGAGTTTGCCGAGCTGCGAGCCTACTTGGAGTCGTCGTTTCCGCGCGTGCACCGTGTTCTGCAGCGCGAGATCATCAACGGCCAGTCGCTGCTGTACACATGGACGGGCCGCAACCCTAGCGCTGCACCGGCAGTGCTGATCGGCCACTTGGATGTAGTGCCGGTGGAACCGGGAACGGAAGGGAAGTGGCAACATCCGCCTTTTTCCGGGGCTATTGCTGGCGGGTTTATCTGGGGTCGGGGTACACTCGACGACAAGTTCACCGTCATCGGCGTGCTCGAAGCCGCTGAGCGTTTGCTCGCGGAAAATTTCCAGCCTGAGCGCACCGTGTTTTTTGGTTTTGGCCACGACGAGGAGATCGGCGGCGACCAGGGGGCTGCTCAGATTGCCGCTGAGCTCGAACGCCGTGGCGTGCGCGCGGAGTTTGTACTCGATGAGGGCGGAGCGCTGATGCGCGACGTGGTGCCGGGCCTGAGGGCGCCTTTGGCGTGTGTGGGAATCGCTGAGAAAGGAAGCGTGGGGGTACGTTTGGAGGCTCGTGCAGCGGGCGGACACTCCTCCGCACCGCCCCGCCAGACAGCGATTGGAAAACTCGCCGCGGCCGTGGCCGCACTCGAACGGCAACCGATGCCGCCACGGTTTTCGCCCCCGGTCCGCGCGATGTTCCGCTACGTTGCTCCCGAACTGTCCCTGTTTCCCTACCGCTTGGTGATGGCTAATCTTTGGCTGTTCGAGCCGTTCGTAATCCGAGCCCTCACGGCCGAGCCGGCAACCAACGCTACGGTGCGGACCACGAACGCCGCCACCATGGTGGGCGGAGGGGTGAAAGAAAACGTCTTGCCGGCGTCAGCCTGGGCGGTGGTGAACTACCGCATTTTACCGGGGGACAGCGTGGCCAGCGTGCTGGAG encodes:
- a CDS encoding M20 family peptidase — protein: MRERRRRRGWIGRAAATVLAAGLGLCAVLLVRVATLPSLQPHVQPAQSLGIDAHAAAERLAGAVRIATISEGETAPVRAAEFAELRAYLESSFPRVHRVLQREIINGQSLLYTWTGRNPSAAPAVLIGHLDVVPVEPGTEGKWQHPPFSGAIAGGFIWGRGTLDDKFTVIGVLEAAERLLAENFQPERTVFFGFGHDEEIGGDQGAAQIAAELERRGVRAEFVLDEGGALMRDVVPGLRAPLACVGIAEKGSVGVRLEARAAGGHSSAPPRQTAIGKLAAAVAALERQPMPPRFSPPVRAMFRYVAPELSLFPYRLVMANLWLFEPFVIRALTAEPATNATVRTTNAATMVGGGVKENVLPASAWAVVNYRILPGDSVASVLEHVRKVVTDPEIEVQALRGSREPTVVSPTDTAAFGLLAKTIRSVFPEAVVAPYLTIGGTDVRHYQRVSRNLYRFMPLVGDRGDLARMHGSNERVSVEGFAKGVEFYARLLASL